In Camelina sativa cultivar DH55 unplaced genomic scaffold, Cs unpScaffold00711, whole genome shotgun sequence, the following are encoded in one genomic region:
- the LOC104773881 gene encoding uncharacterized protein LOC104773881 isoform X1: MRGEEFGVHAHSVTIGSFFVRTLFTNIYIRKIQPNYYVWTGHGEKIQPQYQYEAGYENFDYNTYQTVETKWNSNAYMGDMFESQTSGGHVTEGGEHSGEHVGHDNAWELSIYFHYHNPLGSNPRYTAEEIIQRESMEMMKERKIDNRLKDPTQARGSTLNGPYASAYPHGVPPNKTFKFKWK, encoded by the exons ATGAGGGGGGAAGAATTTGGTGTCCATGCTCACAGTGTAACAATAGGGAGCTTCTTCGTCCGAACATTGTTCACAAACATTTATATACGAAAGATTCAACCCAACTACTATGTTTGGACAGGACATGGAGAAAAGATCCAGCCTCAATACCAATATGAAGCCGgctatgaaaattttgattacaaTACATATCAAACAGTGGAGACGAAATGGAATTCTAATGCCTACATGGGAGACATGTTTGAGTCACAAACAag tgGTGGCCATGTTACCGAAGGTGGTGAACACTCTGGTGAACATGTTGGACATGATAATGCTTGGGAACTATCAATATACTTTCACTACCACAACCCACTAGGTTCGaatccgcggtacaccgcag AAGAAATTATCCAAAGAGAATCAATGGAgatgatgaaagaaagaaaaattgataaCCGGCTTAAAGATCCAACACAAGCACGCGGATCTACTCTAAACGg ACCATATGCATCAGCATACCCACATGGCGTCCCAcctaataaaacatttaaatttaaatggaaatga
- the LOC104773881 gene encoding uncharacterized protein LOC104773881 isoform X2, with protein MRGEEFGVHAHSVTIGSFFVRTLFTNIYIRKIQPNYYVWTGHGEKIQPQYQYEAGYENFDYNTYQTVETKWNSNAYMGDMFESQTSGGHVTEGGEHSGEHVGHDNAWELSIYFHYHNPLGSNPRYTAEEIIQRESMEMMKERKIDNRLKDPTQARGSTLNGP; from the exons ATGAGGGGGGAAGAATTTGGTGTCCATGCTCACAGTGTAACAATAGGGAGCTTCTTCGTCCGAACATTGTTCACAAACATTTATATACGAAAGATTCAACCCAACTACTATGTTTGGACAGGACATGGAGAAAAGATCCAGCCTCAATACCAATATGAAGCCGgctatgaaaattttgattacaaTACATATCAAACAGTGGAGACGAAATGGAATTCTAATGCCTACATGGGAGACATGTTTGAGTCACAAACAag tgGTGGCCATGTTACCGAAGGTGGTGAACACTCTGGTGAACATGTTGGACATGATAATGCTTGGGAACTATCAATATACTTTCACTACCACAACCCACTAGGTTCGaatccgcggtacaccgcag AAGAAATTATCCAAAGAGAATCAATGGAgatgatgaaagaaagaaaaattgataaCCGGCTTAAAGATCCAACACAAGCACGCGGATCTACTCTAAACGg TCCTTGA